In the genome of Alphaproteobacteria bacterium, the window ACCGGCCGGGACGACCCGGCGAGTGGCTGGCCGACGATTTCGTTCGCGCGCTCCACGAGGACTTCCGCGACCACGGTGTCGCCGCCGTGCGCGCCCTGCGCGAGAAGGACCCTTCGACCTATGTGCGGGTCGTGGTCGCGGCGATGACCAAGGAACTGCGGCTCGACGTCGGCTTGTCGCTGGTCGACCTGCTGGCGGCGATGGCCGCGGAGAACGACAAGCCTGGCGGGCACGTGTCCGGGGCGTGACGATTTTGGATAGGTCAGAATGAGGGACGATCTCCGCGAACGAGCCGCGGGCAAGGCCGACCCAGCCATCCCCATGCCCGCGGCTCCGTTGAGCGCCGCGCTGGCGCGGCAGACATTGCGGCGGTGGCGCCGGGAGCCGGCGCGCTTCGTGACCGAGGTCTTCGACGTCGCGCCAGAGCCATGGCAGTTGGCGGCGCTCACCGCGATCGCCGACCACGACCGCCTCGCCATCCGGTCCGGGCACGGGGTCGGCAAGTCGGCGCTGCTGGCATGGCTGGTGTTGTGGTGGCTGACGACGCGCTATCCGGCCAAGGTGCCGTGCACGGCGCCGAGCGGCCACCAGCTCCAGGACGTGCTGTGGGGCGAGATCGGATGCTGGGCTCGCCGCATGCCGGAACCGTTGCGCGCCCATTTCGACATCAAGCGCGACCGCGTCGACCTCGCCGATGGCGGCCAGTCTTTTGCCGTCGCCCGCACCGCGCGCAAGGAACATCCCGAGGCGTTCCAGGGCTTCCATGCCGATCACCTGCTGTTCGTCGTCGACGAGGCGTCGGGCGTTGCCGATCCGATCTTCGAGGCCGGGCAGGGGGCGATGTCAACCGCCGGCGCCAAGACGGTGATGGCCGGCAACCCGACGCGGAACAGCGGCTACTTCCACGACGCCTTCCACGGCCTGCGCCATTTGTGGGTGACGATGAAGGTGGGCTGCGCCGATTCGCGCCTGGTCGACCCGGCCTATATCGCCGAGGTCGCCGACAAGTACGGCGCCGAGAGCAATGTCTACCGAGTGCGCGTGTTGGGCGAGTTTCCGCGCTCGGAGGACGATGTCGTGATCCCGCTGCATCTGGTCGAAGAGGCGGTGAAACGCGACGTCGAGGGCTTCGGCCCCGTCGCCTGGGGCCTCGACGTGGCCCGCTTCGGCAGCGACCGCAGTGCCTTGTGCAAGCGTCACGGCAACCAAGTGCCGGACCCGATCCGCGCCTGGCGGCAGAAGGATACGATGCAGGTCGCCGGGCTGGTGGCCGCGGAGTTCCGTGAGACACGGCCGGCGGAACGGCCGGCGCGCATCGTCGTCGACGCCATCGGGCTCGGCGCCGGGGTCGCCGACCGGTTGCGCGAACTTGGCCTGCCGGCGGTGGCGTTGAACGTCGCCGAAGCGGCGGCGGAGGGCGAACGCTACCAGCGGCTGCGCGACGAACTGTGGTTCCGCGCCCGCGACTGGTTCCAGCGCCGCGAGTGCCGATTGGCCGCCGACCCGGCGCTGATCGGCGAGCTCAGCCGGGTCCGATACGCGATCACCTCGAGCGGCCGCATCAAGGTCGAAAGCAAGGACGAGATGAAGCGGCGCGGGATGGCGTCGCCGGACCTCGCCGACGCCTTCGTGCTGACCTTTGCCGGCGGCGGCAACGCCCGGTTGGCGGCGACGCCGGCCTATGCCGACGCCGCCTACGACCCGTTCGACGGCCCGCCCGCCGCCGACGATTTCTGACCGGCGTCCGGCTGCCAGAGGCCGCGCCGCGATCACCCGACAGGAGAGACCAGAATGGGATTTCTGTTTCCGAAACCGCCGCCGCCGCCCGCGAAGGACGATGTCGAGGTCCAGGACGCCGCATTGAAGGAACGCCGCCGCCGGCTGCTCGCCGCCGGGCGCGCAAGCACCCGCCTGACCGGCGGCCAGGGCGTCACCGGCGCCGCGCCAAGCGCGGCCAAGCGCCTATTGGGAGAATGAGATGGCAAACCTCTATATTCGCGAATACGCCTATCTGGCCCGGGACGAGAACGGCGGCCTGGCGCAGATCGGTTCCGAACCGGCCCAAGCCGGGCAATCGGTATCGTTCACGACGAGCAGCCAGTCGGCCGCGTTCCAGGCCGATACGCGGTTCATCCGGATCATCGCCGACGCCGACGCCTATCTCGATTTCGGCGCCAGCCCGACCGCAGCGGTGGCCGACGGGCTCCTGGTCAAGGCCAACGAAGCCGAGTATTTCGGCGTCGTGCCCGGCCACAAGGTCGCGGCCTACGACGGCACAAGCTGATGATCGGCGGCCGATGTTTGGGGCTGCTTGGTGCGAAAGGTGGTGGGAGTGGAGGGGGTGGGTCGGCCTTTAACCCAGACAATATCGCTTCACTGGTAGGCTGGTATGAGAGCGGCGTTTCGACGCTGACCGATGCCGGCGGCGGC includes:
- a CDS encoding terminase B — protein: MRDDLRERAAGKADPAIPMPAAPLSAALARQTLRRWRREPARFVTEVFDVAPEPWQLAALTAIADHDRLAIRSGHGVGKSALLAWLVLWWLTTRYPAKVPCTAPSGHQLQDVLWGEIGCWARRMPEPLRAHFDIKRDRVDLADGGQSFAVARTARKEHPEAFQGFHADHLLFVVDEASGVADPIFEAGQGAMSTAGAKTVMAGNPTRNSGYFHDAFHGLRHLWVTMKVGCADSRLVDPAYIAEVADKYGAESNVYRVRVLGEFPRSEDDVVIPLHLVEEAVKRDVEGFGPVAWGLDVARFGSDRSALCKRHGNQVPDPIRAWRQKDTMQVAGLVAAEFRETRPAERPARIVVDAIGLGAGVADRLRELGLPAVALNVAEAAAEGERYQRLRDELWFRARDWFQRRECRLAADPALIGELSRVRYAITSSGRIKVESKDEMKRRGMASPDLADAFVLTFAGGGNARLAATPAYADAAYDPFDGPPAADDF